TTTCAAGTCCAGTTTAGTAATTTCTGCGATTCTTAGGTTCTTAAGGCTTTCACCAGCAGTCTCAACAGCATGTTTCGCCGCTGCCTCCCAGGAAGCATCACTTGTTCCTACTAATTCAACCACCTTGTAAACGCTGTCAGCCATAGCTTTCCTCCTTAATTTAGAATGGTTTTGAAATACTTTAATTCACATCTTTGGGTGTTCGACCAAAGCCTCTTTATTCAAATATATTAGTCTATTTTGTCTGTGGTCACCTCCTTTCA
This region of candidate division KSB1 bacterium genomic DNA includes:
- a CDS encoding dodecin domain-containing protein encodes the protein MADSVYKVVELVGTSDASWEAAAKHAVETAGESLKNLRIAEITKLDLKVENGKVVAYRAKVSLSFKYESGD